A single window of Shinella zoogloeoides DNA harbors:
- a CDS encoding replication initiator protein A yields the protein MKRSKLTLMSREQFSGLSLHEKNAYLQDLAKNFAAHNDREEQELDRDALSRLRRYYSRRVWADLKLDQLSDDPMSKALRSLGEAIRSQSLKEDVAAVLMQESKPKRILRPAPVEDTQLTFFVPTVYDAPIKDDVNLMDVAPFSLSKRANTGIIRYELKDSLITIEGGAESGLATVFDYDIFLNMVSHLADEVQRYRRDDAKGLRPSLPPKTYRPSASHILKFCRRSDGGKSYEDLEAALDRLSNTTIKVINLSNGRRRQVDSRPLISGYSVVSRTGANKIDLIEITIPDWVYLSVVNNERTVPLLTLHEDYFLISSGIGRFIYRLARKAAGQSEATYSIREIYKRSGSSQEYRKFSYDLREFVTRTQSFPMPDYDLTLQEGKDGPVLRMTRRVSLSSPTDLFEDELA from the coding sequence ATGAAACGCTCCAAACTAACCCTGATGTCCCGAGAGCAGTTTTCTGGTCTGTCGCTCCACGAAAAGAACGCCTACCTGCAGGACCTTGCCAAGAATTTTGCCGCCCATAACGACCGTGAGGAGCAGGAGCTTGACCGGGATGCCCTAAGCCGCCTGCGCCGCTATTATAGTCGCCGGGTCTGGGCCGACCTCAAACTCGACCAGCTGAGCGACGACCCCATGAGCAAAGCGCTTCGATCGCTTGGCGAAGCTATCCGCAGTCAGAGCCTGAAAGAAGATGTCGCAGCGGTTTTGATGCAGGAGTCAAAACCCAAACGCATCTTACGCCCTGCTCCTGTCGAAGATACCCAGCTCACCTTCTTCGTGCCCACCGTCTATGACGCCCCCATCAAGGACGACGTCAACCTGATGGATGTCGCCCCCTTCTCCCTCAGCAAGCGCGCCAATACCGGGATTATCCGCTACGAACTCAAAGACAGCCTGATCACCATCGAGGGCGGCGCAGAATCAGGCCTTGCCACCGTATTTGACTATGACATCTTCCTCAACATGGTGTCTCACCTGGCCGATGAGGTACAGCGCTATCGGCGTGACGACGCCAAGGGGCTAAGACCAAGTCTTCCGCCAAAAACATACCGTCCCAGTGCCTCGCATATCCTCAAATTCTGCCGTCGCTCAGACGGTGGCAAATCCTATGAGGATCTCGAAGCCGCGTTGGACCGCCTGTCGAACACGACAATCAAGGTGATTAACCTGTCCAATGGACGGCGCAGGCAAGTCGATAGTCGACCCCTGATCAGCGGCTACAGCGTTGTGAGCCGAACAGGCGCCAACAAGATCGACCTTATCGAGATCACCATTCCAGATTGGGTCTATCTGAGCGTCGTCAACAATGAGAGGACTGTCCCTCTCCTGACACTGCACGAGGACTACTTCCTGATCAGCTCAGGGATTGGACGATTTATCTATCGTCTGGCACGCAAGGCTGCCGGACAAAGTGAGGCGACCTACAGCATTCGCGAAATCTATAAGCGAAGCGGCTCCTCCCAGGAGTATCGGAAGTTCTCCTACGACCTGCGCGAGTTCGTTACCCGCACGCAATCCTTCCCCATGCCTGATTACGACCTCACACTCCAGGAAGGCAAGGATGGGCCTGTTTTGCGGATGACACGCCGCGTGTCGCTGAGCTCTCCGACGGATCTCTTCGAAGATGAGCTCGCCTGA